From the genome of Vicia villosa cultivar HV-30 ecotype Madison, WI linkage group LG2, Vvil1.0, whole genome shotgun sequence, one region includes:
- the LOC131650164 gene encoding uncharacterized protein LOC131650164 — protein sequence MKQMLTEYNVTQNVMTLYCDNLSAINISKNPIQHSRTKHLDIRHHFIRELVEDKVIYLEHVSTELQLADIFTKALDATQFENLRWLLIGQKFKFPPLLQIYQTHLYAHSSSIKNLLHSLNYFIFLTLNNSQGIKYAFPSKLSKISQSSKTSSPKKMFPIADPESVPRTEPVNPNEVLDVAPLRIVTTNYLDVNKTRTPHARIPKDIVHGKVSYPSSSTPHEDLTKEGSEYAHNSIAKIVMRILDEKNKNLEPNVEPREDIIGKSTNDDDVHMSGGDAHMDGDDVHTPDDDVQMAKEEENDDIQKDDDNADVTQDVSDNTEAGPEAAAGTNIVNLDDLSYSDLVANVNPSIAKCLMTRRGKKAIDLSSPKRKAALKSTSTGPIKRKEIPKSNSAGPIKSKVVSKCTSVAPTKSWSKVVPKKKKAKVIADSDSNVVAGVQDIPLRKKPITSKLAASVPEVPIDNISFQYPASVNRWKYVYQKRLALERELAQNALECKEIMDLIHKAGIMKTVTHFSKCYEMLVKEFIVNISEDCADRKSKDFRKVYVRGKCVTFSSTVINNYLGRSDEAQPELEVKSWPLKGKLSASKLSIKYAMLHKIGAANWVLANHKSIVATVLGKFIYVIGTKTKFDYGSYIFDQTMKHVGSFSVKGPIAFPSLICGIILNYYPSTLSENDSVGKRESTLSFHYKLFQGTHVPDIVMTSAETSKRSSNASKAEVITMLKETCKELETRKLNLEKLISSLEMDEDHDFTVVAEEEHDGVGNEREAGSDVEVEADASPDDGTDEEADGDASSGSEPDD from the exons ATGAAGCAGATGTTGACTGAATATAATGTCAcacagaatgtcatgacattatactgTGACAATCTTAGTGCCATCAACATATCCAAGAACCCTATTCAGCATAGCAGAACCAAACATCTTGATATTAGACATCACTTCATAAGAGAACTTGTAGAAGACAAAGTGATTTACTTAGAACATGTATCCACTGAATTGCAACTAGCTGACATTTTCACAAAGGCTCTTGATGCTACTCAATTTGAAAACTTGAGG TGGCTGCTGATTGGGCAAAAATTTAAGTTCCCTCCTCTTTTGCAAATATATCAAACTCACCTCTACGCACACTCTTCATCTATCAAGAACCTACTTCACTCACTGAACTATTTCATCTTCCTTACTCTCAACAACTCCCAAGGAATAAAGTATGCATTTCCCTCAAAGCTCTCGAAAATCTCTCAATCTTCAAAAACTTCCTCTCCCAAGAAGATGTTCCCCATCGCTGATCCTGAATCTGTTCCAAGAACTGAACCTGTCAACCCAAATGAAGTTCTTGATGTTGCTCCATTGAGGATAGTGACTACTAACTATCTTGATGTGAATAAGACTCGCACCCCACATGCAAGAATACCCAAAGATATTGTTCATGGTAAGGTCTCTTACCCTTCATCTTCTACTCCTCATGAAGACCTAACTAAGGAAGGATCAGAGTATGCCCACAACTCCATTGCTAAAATTGTTATGAGGATCTTGGATGAAAAGAATAAG AACCTTGAACCCAATGTTGAACCTAGGGAAGATATCATAGGGAAGTCTACTAATGATGATGATGTCCACATGTCTGGTGGTGATGCCCATATGGATGGTGATGATGTACACACTCCTGATGATGATGTACAAATGGCTAAGGAGGAAGAAAATGATGATATTCAAAAAGATGATGATAATGCTGATGTTACTCAGGATGTCAGTGACAATACTGAGGCTGGACCTGAAGCTGCTGCAGGTACAAATATTGTTAATCTTGATGATTTGTCTTATAGTGATCTGGTTGCTAATGTGAACCCTAGCATAGCAAAATGTCTCATGACAAGAAGAGGGAAGAAGGCTATTGATCTAAGTTCTCCCAAGAGGAAGGCTGCTCTTAAGAGCACCTCTACTGGCCCTATCAagaggaaagaaattccaaaaagtaATTCTGCAGGTCCCATTAAGAGTAAGGTTGTATCTAAATGTACTTCTGTTGCCCCCACAAAATCTTGGAGCAAGGTTGTCCCCAAGAAAAAGAAGGCTAAAGTCATTGCTGACTCAGACTCAAATGTTGTTGCTGGTGTCCAAGACATTCCCCTAAGGAAGAAGCCAATAACTAGCAAGCTTGCTGCTAGTGTACCTGAGGTACCTATTGATAATATCTCCTTTCAATATCCCGCTAGTGTCAACAGGTGGAAATATGTCTACCAGAAGAGGTTGGCCTTGGAAAGGGAGTTGGCTCAGAATGCTCTTGAGTGTAAGGAAATCATGGACCTGATACATAAAGCTGGGATAATGAAGACTGTTACccatttttctaagtgttatgaaatGCTGGTGAAAGAGTTCATTGTGAATATATCAGAAGACTGTGCTGATAGAAAGTCAAAGGATTTTAGGAAAGTTTATGTGAGAGGAAAGTGTGTCACCTTCtcctcaactgttatcaacaattATCTAGGAAGATCTGatgaagctcaacctgagctgGAG GTTAAAAGCTGGCCCTTGAAGGGAAAACTATCTGCAAGCAAGCTCAGCATAAAGTATGCTATGTTGCACAAGATTGGAGCTGCAAACTGGGTGCTCGCAAACCACAAATCAATTGTTGCTACTGTCCTAGGAAAATTTATATATGTTATTGGAACCAAGACAAAATTTGATTATGGCTCCTACATCTTTGATCAAACAATGAAGCATGTAGGAAGTTTTAGTGTGAAAGGCCCTATTGCCTTCCCATCTCTTATATGTGGTATCATATTGAACTATTATCCTAGTACTTTAAGTGAAAATGACTCTGTTGGCAAGAGAGAAAGTACCCTGTCTTTTCACTACAAGCTGTTTCAAGGAACTCATGTTCCTGACATTGTCATGACTTCTGCTGAGACATCCAAGAGAAGCTCAAATGCAAGTAAAGCTGAAGTAATTACAATGCTCAAAGAAACTTGCAAGGAACTAGAAACAAGGAAGCTGAACCTTGAGAAGCTAATCAGCTCCTTGGAAATGGATGAGGATCATGACTTTACTGTTGTTGCTGAAGAAGAACATGATGGGGTTGGTAATGAAAGGGAGGCTGGATCAGATGTAGAAGTTGAAGCAGATGCTAGTCCAGATGATGGCACTGATGAAGAAGCTGATGGTGATGCCTCAAGTGGCTCTGAGCCTGATGACTAG